From Chryseobacterium shandongense, the proteins below share one genomic window:
- a CDS encoding sensor histidine kinase, translating into MLFLYMVKKYQIRWLLILTFFISLFTALMGDYSSQDFKWWYSLNHFAKVFLPLSACWLLHGYFLTNNFKKLSGYLKHLLSIVMGFIILLAVSFVSDFILPKNYLFSKEVGYEKMEDINAHLGSSALFSVLCFIIFYNRQASVVLKKTQNEKNLLEKSHLMAQLLSLQQQISPHFLFNSLSTLKTMVKDENAKNYIVKLAGVYRYVLSLNERYLTSLEDELEFITSYIHILHERFQNSLIVEIKIPTKFYKYTIPSLSLQLLIENAIKHNVFSSERPLLITVFITDSGEMVVENNFQPKMVRGGQSGTGLKNIIERYKLLTGRPVDISQKDQKFVVTIPLLEYEDNYHRR; encoded by the coding sequence ATGCTATTTTTGTATATGGTTAAAAAATATCAGATTAGATGGCTTCTGATTCTAACATTTTTCATTAGCCTTTTCACAGCGCTTATGGGAGACTATTCGTCTCAAGATTTTAAGTGGTGGTATTCCCTGAATCACTTTGCAAAAGTATTCCTGCCTTTGTCTGCATGTTGGTTGCTACACGGATATTTCTTAACCAATAATTTCAAAAAATTATCAGGATATTTGAAGCATCTTCTTAGTATTGTAATGGGATTTATCATTCTGCTTGCTGTTAGCTTTGTCTCGGATTTTATATTGCCAAAAAACTACTTGTTTTCCAAGGAGGTCGGTTATGAAAAAATGGAAGATATTAATGCTCACTTAGGCAGTAGTGCTTTATTCAGCGTGCTGTGCTTCATCATTTTTTATAATAGGCAAGCTAGTGTAGTTCTAAAAAAAACTCAAAATGAAAAAAATCTCCTTGAAAAGTCACATCTGATGGCACAGCTCTTATCATTGCAGCAACAGATAAGTCCCCATTTTCTTTTTAACTCCTTAAGTACACTAAAGACGATGGTAAAGGACGAAAATGCGAAAAATTATATAGTGAAGCTTGCAGGGGTATATCGGTATGTGCTAAGTCTCAACGAGAGGTATCTTACATCTTTGGAGGACGAACTCGAGTTTATTACTTCATATATCCATATTCTACACGAACGATTTCAGAATTCCCTAATAGTGGAGATCAAAATTCCCACTAAATTTTATAAATATACGATACCATCTCTGTCCCTACAATTGCTTATTGAAAATGCAATTAAACATAATGTTTTTTCTTCGGAACGCCCGCTGTTGATTACAGTTTTTATCACAGATTCAGGTGAAATGGTAGTTGAAAACAACTTTCAGCCGAAGATGGTTAGAGGTGGTCAATCTGGAACAGGACTTAAAAATATAATTGAACGTTATAAATTATTAACAGGCAGACCTGTAGATATCTCTCAGAAAGATCAGAAGTTTGTAGTAACCATCCCATTGTTAGAGTATGAAGATAATTATCATAGAAGATGA
- a CDS encoding LytR/AlgR family response regulator transcription factor, with the protein MKIIIIEDEIRTAKELAEMLLNSGHEIEITAMLSSVSSAKKWLEENPRPELIFADIELGDGLSFEIFKDLNIEAPVIFCTAFDEYAIRAFESNSIDYLLKPIDQSALQKSLDKYTVLKDHIISNMHRIENLEMAITQMESVPKQTLLISYRQKLIPVKLSDVVYFYSSSGTVSLKLSDESKFTVTYNLDQLESMLDPNLFYRANRQFIVNKNFISNIEYYFNRKLLVFTNLQAPEKIIISRLKAQAFLKWIER; encoded by the coding sequence ATGAAGATAATTATCATAGAAGATGAAATAAGGACAGCAAAAGAATTAGCGGAAATGCTGCTAAATAGTGGACATGAAATTGAAATTACTGCTATGCTATCTTCGGTTTCTTCTGCCAAGAAATGGCTGGAAGAAAACCCAAGACCAGAGCTAATATTTGCTGACATAGAGCTTGGTGATGGGCTTAGTTTTGAGATTTTTAAAGACTTGAATATTGAAGCACCGGTTATCTTTTGTACAGCATTTGATGAGTATGCTATACGTGCATTTGAGTCCAATAGCATTGATTACCTGCTTAAGCCTATCGACCAATCTGCTCTTCAGAAAAGTCTGGATAAATATACAGTCCTAAAGGATCATATAATTTCCAACATGCACCGGATTGAAAACCTTGAGATGGCTATCACTCAGATGGAATCAGTTCCTAAACAAACGTTACTCATCAGTTATCGGCAAAAACTGATTCCCGTCAAGTTGAGCGATGTGGTTTATTTTTATTCCTCAAGTGGTACTGTTTCCCTCAAATTATCGGACGAAAGTAAATTTACTGTAACCTACAATCTTGACCAATTAGAATCGATGCTTGACCCAAATCTATTTTACCGTGCAAACAGACAATTTATAGTTAACAAAAATTTTATCAGCAATATAGAATATTACTTTAACCGAAAACTATTGGTGTTTACAAATTTGCAAGCTCCTGAAAAAATAATTATCAGCCGCTTGAAAGCACAGGCTTTTCTGAAATGGATTGAGCGCTGA